A region of Sulfurimonas sp. DNA encodes the following proteins:
- a CDS encoding bacteriophage T4 gp5 trimerisation domain-containing protein: MTKIMSSHKELKTQTTPQYEDKEGYNELLFEDKQGEELLSLRAQNDYELNVLNNSNTHIANNKKTIIDNDLELSVQNDSTQTIGNDKKVNILGNEIKTIEKEQILTIKEDQEIHILKDSNSIVNNNSFNVVQKDLTQRVKGFSTSFVEKDTQQKHLGSKYQQVGENLAIEVKKAYSLKAKTIKQAAKTIELDSAKGISLKVGGNVLTVDSSGIHFKTSNYDDNSANAGVTSKTVSIEDLKKPLYEKIRVVGMQTSISKQDKITQELIYTAKVEKYEDGTWSETTELNPTQTAQLKWYFIKNNDKQDRDILTNTPTDDEIEIDALIMKVKLQDDNIQHYGHAHCFVNSPEDETEGYGLSELKRQVNVVEVLGKNIVEPHSTQINYSVELNIDNPTKDEIKDLKVEIQEKDSSGKVTTIEEKVKDDLSVEHKLKTKKEDEPKLVEINIKVYPREYPKNTAETISYVRPTLEGEITNVSIDKPTQAFAKVVKPDEEIIIKANANIGEGIEIQLDIVTLLKNINEPKVCSFEEYVKNKEIQKTLTMQEIATMLSIDINDIQDIQAVVKHKDKEYKSNKTSIQRTLKSKLYKEDKVLNDIVEDIQKIVFKKGSKGNEVKLIQEALQKMKIDIGSDGIDAKLGNDGEQAVMTFQENYKATNNTHQYNQSKADGVVGKNTLLALDEALVEGWGYEVKGCGLTSEKFKKIFTRASNTKIDEAVKVFNQYCQVFEINTPLRVAHFLAQVQEEVGDELIGNSESLWYSVDALKSTFKRYFGEYPEEANKYGYKRKNSSFYNKLSNKEKLQYTKRGRWYYEQLPNENEIAKRVYCCNDRSGLFKLNQGGCENGIKYKGKGFIQLTWKSNYEAVNKVIKEKASSSGIDIITDPDSILSTRGGLISAMAYWYKNGLNIKADAGTNSKVVDSITSIINKNTQSYHERTKNFDKIKSILIKKKNK; the protein is encoded by the coding sequence ATGACAAAGATTATGTCTTCCCATAAAGAACTAAAAACCCAAACAACACCCCAATACGAAGATAAAGAGGGATATAATGAACTACTCTTTGAAGATAAACAAGGAGAAGAGTTACTAAGCCTAAGAGCACAGAATGATTATGAACTAAATGTACTAAACAATAGTAATACACATATAGCAAACAATAAAAAAACAATCATAGATAATGACCTAGAACTTTCTGTCCAAAACGATTCAACCCAAACAATAGGAAATGATAAGAAAGTAAATATACTAGGTAATGAGATAAAGACAATAGAAAAAGAGCAAATACTAACAATCAAAGAAGACCAAGAGATACATATACTTAAAGACTCAAACTCTATTGTTAATAATAACTCATTTAATGTTGTTCAAAAAGATTTAACACAAAGAGTAAAAGGTTTCTCTACCTCTTTTGTAGAAAAAGATACTCAACAAAAACACCTAGGTAGTAAATACCAACAAGTAGGAGAGAACTTAGCTATAGAAGTAAAAAAAGCATACTCCCTAAAAGCAAAGACCATAAAACAAGCAGCAAAAACTATAGAGCTAGACTCAGCAAAGGGAATAAGCTTAAAAGTTGGAGGGAATGTTCTAACAGTAGATAGCTCAGGTATACACTTTAAAACATCAAACTATGATGATAACTCAGCAAACGCAGGAGTCACTTCAAAAACAGTTAGTATAGAAGACTTGAAAAAACCACTCTATGAAAAGATAAGAGTAGTAGGAATGCAAACATCAATCTCTAAACAAGATAAGATTACACAAGAACTTATATATACAGCAAAAGTAGAAAAATATGAAGATGGAACATGGAGTGAGACCACAGAACTAAACCCAACACAAACAGCTCAACTAAAATGGTACTTCATAAAAAACAATGATAAGCAAGATAGAGATATATTAACAAACACACCAACAGATGATGAGATAGAGATAGATGCTCTCATAATGAAAGTAAAACTACAAGATGATAATATACAACACTACGGACATGCACACTGCTTTGTAAATAGCCCAGAAGATGAAACAGAGGGTTATGGACTAAGTGAACTAAAACGCCAAGTAAATGTAGTAGAAGTCTTAGGTAAGAATATAGTTGAACCTCACTCTACCCAAATAAACTATAGTGTTGAACTAAACATAGATAACCCAACAAAAGATGAGATAAAAGATTTAAAAGTAGAGATACAAGAAAAAGACTCTTCAGGTAAAGTAACAACTATAGAAGAAAAAGTAAAAGATGACCTAAGCGTAGAACATAAACTTAAAACAAAAAAAGAAGATGAACCTAAACTAGTAGAGATAAATATAAAAGTATACCCAAGAGAGTATCCAAAAAACACAGCAGAGACTATCTCTTATGTAAGACCTACACTTGAAGGTGAAATAACAAATGTTTCAATAGATAAACCAACACAAGCCTTCGCTAAAGTAGTAAAACCTGATGAAGAGATAATAATAAAAGCAAATGCAAATATTGGAGAAGGAATAGAAATACAACTAGATATAGTTACTTTGCTAAAAAACATCAATGAACCTAAAGTATGTAGCTTCGAAGAGTATGTTAAAAACAAAGAGATTCAAAAAACATTAACTATGCAAGAAATAGCAACAATGCTAAGTATAGATATAAATGATATACAAGATATACAAGCAGTAGTCAAACATAAAGATAAAGAGTATAAAAGTAATAAAACAAGTATACAAAGAACCCTAAAATCAAAACTCTACAAAGAAGATAAAGTTTTAAATGATATAGTAGAAGATATACAAAAGATAGTATTTAAAAAAGGTTCTAAAGGTAATGAAGTAAAACTCATACAAGAAGCTCTTCAAAAGATGAAAATAGATATAGGTAGTGATGGTATAGATGCTAAGTTAGGAAATGATGGAGAACAAGCAGTAATGACTTTCCAAGAGAACTATAAAGCAACAAACAACACTCATCAATACAATCAAAGTAAAGCTGACGGAGTAGTAGGAAAGAACACACTACTTGCTTTGGATGAGGCTTTGGTTGAGGGGTGGGGGTATGAAGTTAAGGGATGCGGATTAACATCTGAAAAATTTAAAAAAATATTTACAAGAGCATCAAATACAAAAATTGATGAAGCAGTAAAAGTTTTTAATCAATACTGCCAAGTTTTTGAAATAAATACACCACTTAGAGTTGCTCATTTTTTAGCTCAAGTTCAAGAAGAAGTTGGTGACGAACTTATTGGAAATAGTGAAAGTCTTTGGTACTCGGTAGATGCTTTAAAATCAACTTTTAAGAGGTATTTTGGTGAATATCCTGAAGAAGCAAATAAATATGGATATAAAAGAAAAAATAGTTCTTTTTACAATAAATTATCAAATAAAGAGAAGTTACAATATACAAAAAGAGGAAGATGGTATTATGAACAACTTCCAAATGAAAATGAAATAGCTAAACGAGTATATTGTTGTAATGATAGATCAGGATTATTTAAACTTAATCAAGGTGGTTGTGAGAATGGTATAAAGTATAAAGGTAAAGGGTTTATCCAATTAACATGGAAGTCAAATTATGAAGCTGTTAATAAAGTTATTAAAGAAAAAGCTTCCTCGTCAGGAATTGACATTATAACTGATCCTGATAGTATCTTATCTACGAGAGGTGGTTTAATTTCTGCTATGGCTTATTGGTATAAAAATGGACTAAATATAAAGGCTGATGCAGGAACTAATTCGAAGGTAGTTGATTCTATTACATCTATAATAAATAAAAATACACAAAGTTATCATGAACGAACCAAAAATTTTGATAAAATTAAATCAATATTAATAAAAAAGAAGAACAAATGA
- a CDS encoding tetratricopeptide repeat protein gives MKYILILLFFVNIYANDKTYSKEELINLIPNDFSIVNKLEDDITNDKLKDVIWSIESKKTFNAENYLYIFENIGNKKYKLIYDKKNILPTYKVAEGSVSSYSLSVKDKKLIISLIAPVRNVSSIYFFDFYFQYINNTKKFKLIDSIYREINNCDHDDIGRYEIVSSSTTNKYLDDFNSDLFFAAIYKQWQIDNKNIMKKIKTKQVLDTYKTSLTLYKSKNYKKLKLYVDDYIIRYTDKKCSPRSYMTEYLFLDNDKDINMTNDIAFFLEQTKNYDEAIYLLEKILEKYPNRTVAYINLGDAYWGLANKEKAKQAYSTYIKQMKEKGKERKIPKVVLERIK, from the coding sequence ATGAAATACATTTTAATATTATTATTTTTTGTAAATATATATGCAAATGATAAAACCTATAGTAAAGAAGAATTGATTAACTTAATACCAAATGATTTTTCAATAGTTAATAAATTAGAAGATGATATTACAAATGATAAATTAAAAGATGTTATCTGGTCTATTGAGTCTAAAAAGACATTTAACGCTGAAAATTATTTGTATATATTTGAAAATATTGGTAATAAAAAATATAAATTAATTTATGATAAAAAAAATATATTACCAACATATAAAGTTGCGGAAGGTTCAGTAAGTTCATATAGTTTGAGTGTTAAAGATAAAAAGCTGATAATTTCATTAATTGCACCAGTGAGAAATGTTAGTAGTATTTATTTTTTTGATTTTTACTTTCAATATATAAATAATACTAAAAAATTTAAATTGATAGATTCAATTTATCGAGAAATCAATAACTGCGATCATGATGATATTGGAAGATATGAGATAGTATCTTCTAGTACAACAAATAAGTACTTAGATGATTTTAATAGTGATTTATTCTTTGCAGCAATTTATAAGCAATGGCAAATAGATAATAAAAATATTATGAAAAAAATAAAAACTAAGCAAGTCCTTGATACATATAAAACATCACTTACTTTATATAAAAGTAAAAATTATAAAAAACTTAAATTATATGTTGATGATTATATTATTCGATATACAGATAAAAAATGTTCACCACGAAGTTACATGACAGAATATCTATTTCTAGATAATGACAAAGACATCAATATGACAAATGATATAGCTTTTTTTCTTGAACAAACAAAGAATTATGATGAAGCAATCTACCTCCTAGAAAAAATACTAGAAAAATACCCAAACAGAACAGTAGCCTATATAAATCTAGGAGATGCTTATTGGGGTTTAGCAAACAAAGAAAAAGCTAAACAAGCCTACAGTACATATATAAAACAGATGAAAGAAAAAGGTAAAGAGAGAAAAATTCCAAAAGTTGTTTTAGAGAGAATAAAGTAA
- the tssI gene encoding type VI secretion system tip protein TssI/VgrG, translated as MSKLIYLNNTLNQKTKPHKSISAQLKLPEYNQADTMMQGRNSYSVYELEGKSSILTGYEYKLTFISDEEINVEDIVDTETELHLRDETSPLNSKKIYGKIIEAKENGSVARKKLYQIKIVSPLHYLSLNQRYEVYQEMNVPDIISSIIAKYSVLLNIQLDVKIDTQTIPKRHTCTQYKQSDFEFIKMLCEEEGYILLIDASSNNPYTVTLCELNEHAPLNTEIIECTYNKVKTFSTSAQAQDYYENKKPSLDFNIQAGQVMHSHTFADNEVTSQLRSDIKKETLRDRLDKLDESLYKDLSRYAKIDAEQGFSQGIRVLGNSEELSVKDGVVLNLKDIKGHKNTQVIVLSVKYKATFPNALDEYAQVADDEKQAQYSVEFIAIPSDVIYRPQVITSKPRIHSIQTAIVSNTDKDTQKFANEIDVNERGEIKVIFHFDEKRPTSAYVPLSNIYSGDGYGVQFLPRVNSEVIVSFINGDIDRPIITGALHNGENRHPFNLPKEKTKSFIKTQTTPQYEDKEGYNELLFEDKQGEELLSLRAQNDYELNVLNNSNTHIANNKKTIIDNDLELTVQNDSTQTIGNDKKVNILGNEIKTIEKEQILTIKEDQEIHILKDSNSIVNNNSFNVVQKDLTQRVKGFSTSFVEKDTQQKHLGSKYQQVGENLAIEVKKAYSLKAQTIKQAAKTIELDSAKGISLKVGGNVLTVDSSGIHFKTSNYDDNSANAGVTSKTVSIEDLKKPLYEKIRVIGMQTSISKQDKITQELIYTAKVEKYEDGTWSETTELNPTQTAQLKWYFIKNNDKQDRDILTNTPTDDEIEIDALIMKVKLQDDNIQHYGHAHCFVNSPEDETEGYGLSELKRQVNVVEVLGKNIVEPHSTQINYSVELNIDNPTKDEIKDLKVEIQEKDSSGKVTTIEEKVKDDLSVEHKLKVKKEDEPKLVEINIKVYPREYPKNTGETISYVRPTLEGEITDVSIDKPTQAFAKVVKPDEEIIIKANANIGEGIEIQLDIVTLLKNINEPKVCSFEEYVKNKEIQKTLTMQEIATMLSIDINDIQDIQAVVKHKDKEYKSNKTSIQRTLKSKLYKEDKVLNDIVEDIQKIVFKKGSKGNEVKLIQEALQKMKIDIGSDGIDAKLGNDGEQAVMTFQENYKATNNTHQYNQSKADGVVGKNTLLALDEALVEGWGYVGIDCTSKFHKISKIVLRHEGGFVNDPDDPGGGTNKGIAWNTWKSYAKIDLNTEPTLDNLKKISDKDAEIIYKKRYWEPKGFCRLENDRIGLMVYDWTITSGGAAKQVQKLLNREFAQKLTITRTIDRNTIKSLNGIKDQDNLLARITEIRKQYYRDLAYKDGKATVLKKYLKGWLNRVDDCLGVSL; from the coding sequence ATGTCTAAACTCATTTACTTAAATAACACTCTAAACCAAAAAACCAAACCCCATAAAAGCATCTCAGCCCAACTAAAACTACCTGAATATAATCAAGCAGATACTATGATGCAAGGAAGAAACTCCTATAGCGTATATGAACTAGAAGGTAAAAGTTCAATCTTAACAGGATACGAATATAAACTTACCTTCATAAGTGATGAAGAGATAAATGTAGAGGATATAGTAGATACAGAAACAGAACTACACTTAAGAGATGAAACAAGCCCACTAAACTCTAAAAAGATATATGGAAAAATCATTGAAGCTAAAGAGAATGGAAGTGTAGCAAGAAAAAAGCTTTACCAAATAAAAATAGTATCCCCTCTACACTATCTTTCACTTAACCAAAGATATGAAGTTTATCAAGAGATGAATGTACCTGATATCATTTCATCTATCATTGCAAAATATTCAGTACTACTAAATATTCAACTTGATGTAAAAATAGATACTCAAACTATACCAAAGCGTCATACTTGTACACAGTATAAACAAAGTGATTTTGAATTTATTAAAATGTTGTGTGAAGAAGAAGGTTACATCCTTCTAATAGATGCATCTTCAAATAATCCATACACAGTTACCCTGTGTGAACTAAACGAACATGCCCCACTAAATACAGAAATCATAGAATGTACATATAATAAAGTTAAAACATTTTCAACATCAGCACAAGCACAAGACTATTATGAAAATAAAAAGCCTTCCTTAGACTTCAATATACAAGCAGGACAAGTAATGCATAGTCATACTTTTGCTGATAATGAAGTAACATCCCAATTACGCTCAGATATAAAAAAAGAGACTCTCCGTGATAGACTTGATAAACTAGATGAGTCTCTGTATAAAGACCTCTCTCGTTATGCAAAGATAGATGCAGAACAAGGATTCTCACAAGGTATTAGAGTTTTAGGAAACTCAGAAGAGTTAAGTGTTAAAGATGGAGTAGTTCTAAACCTAAAAGATATTAAAGGACATAAGAATACTCAAGTAATTGTTCTAAGTGTAAAGTATAAAGCAACATTTCCAAATGCCTTAGATGAGTATGCTCAAGTTGCAGATGATGAAAAACAAGCACAGTACAGTGTAGAGTTCATAGCAATCCCAAGTGATGTTATATATAGACCCCAAGTAATTACTTCTAAACCACGAATCCACTCTATACAAACAGCAATAGTTTCAAATACAGATAAAGATACTCAAAAGTTTGCAAATGAAATAGATGTAAACGAAAGAGGAGAGATAAAAGTAATATTTCACTTTGATGAAAAGAGACCTACCTCTGCTTATGTACCACTCTCAAATATTTATAGTGGAGATGGCTATGGAGTACAGTTCTTACCTAGAGTTAACTCTGAAGTAATAGTAAGCTTTATAAATGGAGATATAGATAGACCAATAATAACGGGAGCTTTGCACAATGGAGAGAACCGACATCCATTTAACCTGCCAAAAGAAAAAACAAAGTCATTTATAAAAACCCAAACAACACCCCAATACGAAGATAAAGAGGGATACAATGAACTACTCTTTGAAGATAAACAAGGAGAAGAGTTACTAAGCCTAAGAGCACAGAATGATTATGAACTAAATGTACTAAACAATAGTAATACACATATAGCAAACAATAAAAAGACAATCATAGATAATGACCTAGAACTCACTGTCCAAAACGATTCAACCCAAACAATAGGAAATGATAAGAAAGTAAATATACTAGGTAATGAGATAAAGACAATAGAAAAAGAGCAAATACTAACAATCAAAGAAGACCAAGAGATACATATACTTAAAGACTCAAACTCTATTGTTAATAATAACTCATTTAATGTTGTTCAAAAAGATTTAACACAAAGAGTAAAAGGTTTTTCTACCTCTTTTGTAGAAAAAGATACTCAACAAAAACACCTAGGTAGTAAATACCAACAAGTAGGAGAGAACTTAGCTATAGAAGTAAAAAAAGCATACTCCCTAAAAGCACAGACCATAAAACAAGCAGCAAAAACTATAGAGCTAGACTCAGCAAAGGGAATAAGCTTGAAAGTTGGAGGAAATGTTCTAACAGTAGATAGCTCAGGTATACACTTTAAAACATCAAACTATGATGATAACTCAGCAAACGCAGGAGTCACTTCAAAAACAGTTAGTATAGAAGACTTAAAAAAACCACTCTATGAAAAGATAAGAGTAATAGGAATGCAAACATCAATCTCTAAACAAGATAAGATTACACAAGAACTTATATATACAGCAAAAGTAGAAAAATATGAAGATGGAACATGGAGTGAGACCACAGAACTAAACCCAACACAAACAGCTCAACTAAAATGGTACTTCATAAAAAACAATGATAAGCAAGATAGAGATATATTAACAAACACACCAACAGATGATGAGATAGAGATAGATGCTCTCATAATGAAAGTAAAACTACAAGATGATAATATACAACACTACGGACATGCACACTGCTTTGTAAATAGCCCAGAAGATGAAACAGAGGGTTATGGACTAAGTGAACTAAAACGCCAAGTAAATGTAGTAGAAGTCTTAGGTAAGAATATAGTTGAACCTCACTCTACTCAAATAAACTATAGTGTTGAACTAAACATAGATAACCCAACAAAAGATGAGATAAAAGATTTAAAAGTAGAGATACAAGAAAAAGACTCTTCAGGTAAAGTAACAACTATAGAAGAAAAAGTAAAAGATGACCTAAGCGTAGAACATAAACTTAAAGTAAAAAAAGAAGATGAACCTAAACTAGTAGAGATAAATATAAAAGTATACCCAAGAGAGTATCCAAAAAACACAGGAGAGACTATCTCTTATGTAAGACCTACACTTGAAGGTGAAATAACAGATGTTTCAATAGATAAACCAACACAAGCCTTCGCTAAAGTAGTAAAACCTGATGAAGAGATAATAATAAAAGCAAATGCAAATATTGGAGAAGGAATAGAAATACAACTAGATATAGTTACTTTGCTAAAAAACATCAATGAACCTAAAGTATGTAGCTTCGAAGAGTATGTTAAAAACAAAGAGATTCAAAAAACATTAACTATGCAAGAAATAGCAACAATGCTAAGTATAGATATAAATGATATACAAGATATACAAGCAGTAGTCAAACATAAAGATAAAGAGTATAAAAGTAATAAAACAAGTATACAAAGAACCCTAAAATCAAAACTCTACAAAGAAGATAAAGTTTTAAATGATATAGTAGAAGATATACAAAAGATAGTATTTAAAAAAGGTTCTAAAGGTAATGAAGTAAAACTTATACAAGAAGCTCTTCAAAAGATGAAAATAGATATAGGTAGTGATGGTATAGATGCTAAGTTAGGAAATGATGGAGAACAAGCAGTAATGACTTTCCAAGAGAACTATAAAGCAACAAACAATACTCATCAATACAATCAAAGTAAAGCTGACGGAGTAGTAGGAAAGAATACACTACTTGCTTTGGATGAGGCTTTGGTTGAGGGGTGGGGGTATGTTGGGATTGATTGTACAAGTAAATTCCACAAAATTTCTAAAATAGTATTAAGACATGAAGGAGGATTTGTTAATGATCCTGATGACCCAGGTGGAGGGACAAATAAAGGTATCGCATGGAATACATGGAAATCATATGCAAAAATTGATTTAAATACTGAACCAACCTTGGATAATCTTAAAAAGATTTCTGACAAAGATGCGGAGATAATATATAAAAAACGATATTGGGAACCAAAAGGATTTTGTCGATTAGAGAATGATAGAATTGGTTTAATGGTTTACGATTGGACAATTACTTCAGGCGGTGCAGCAAAACAAGTACAAAAATTATTAAATAGAGAATTTGCTCAAAAATTGACAATAACCAGAACGATAGACAGAAATACAATCAAGTCATTAAACGGTATAAAAGATCAAGATAATCTTTTAGCGAGAATTACAGAAATCAGAAAACAATATTATAGAGATTTAGCATATAAGGATGGAAAAGCTACTGTTTTGAAAAAATATTTAAAAGGTTGGCTAAATAGAGTTGATGATTGCTTAGGAGTAAGTTTATGA
- a CDS encoding tetratricopeptide repeat protein — protein sequence MSIMKKILVLLLVSCSIYASDTNLVLNNTWNAERYLEQNKELPYSVFTINLKVNTNNKVVGSYCFVTRWGRKIDCFTDDTNNIHGVLKNKKIEVIFDSSWGGKNGRANITIDEHCNLKWELLKDPDGLFYIPKKSLLLSKKKTGNCNSLIDSKKDSIKIIELNLKNKINVDRYNIEYFQNINLGKKNLIAYNNIAYYLEKAKAYPESIYLLEKILKKYPNRTVAYINLGDAYWGLKNKEKAKQAYSTYIKQMKEKGKERKIPKVVLERIK from the coding sequence ATGAGTATTATGAAAAAGATTTTAGTTTTATTATTGGTTAGTTGTAGTATTTATGCTAGTGATACTAATTTAGTATTAAATAATACATGGAATGCAGAGCGTTATTTAGAGCAAAATAAAGAACTACCATATAGTGTATTTACTATTAATTTAAAGGTTAATACAAATAATAAAGTTGTTGGTAGTTATTGTTTTGTAACAAGATGGGGTAGAAAAATTGATTGTTTTACGGATGATACAAATAATATACATGGTGTATTAAAAAATAAAAAAATCGAAGTAATCTTCGATAGTTCTTGGGGTGGTAAAAATGGAAGAGCCAATATTACTATCGATGAACATTGTAATCTTAAATGGGAATTATTGAAAGACCCCGATGGTCTGTTCTATATTCCAAAAAAATCATTATTATTGTCAAAAAAAAAGACAGGCAATTGTAATAGTTTAATTGACTCAAAAAAAGATAGTATAAAAATAATTGAATTGAATTTAAAAAATAAAATAAATGTAGACAGATATAATATTGAATATTTTCAAAACATTAATCTTGGTAAGAAAAATCTTATAGCATACAACAACATTGCCTACTACCTAGAAAAAGCAAAAGCCTACCCAGAGTCAATCTACCTCCTAGAAAAAATCTTAAAAAAATATCCAAACAGAACAGTAGCATACATAAATCTAGGAGATGCTTATTGGGGTTTAAAAAACAAAGAAAAAGCTAAACAAGCCTACAGTACATATATAAAACAGATGAAAGAAAAAGGTAAAGAGAGGAAAATTCCAAAAGTTGTTTTAGAGAGAATAAAGTAA